ttagtCTTTATACTTCACTGGTGTTCATCAAACTTTGATACATTACACTGTTTGGCGACCCTTGAAGGCAtcgtagttgtgtgctgtgactggctacaccCCGTctcagattccatctgttcatcgatcatcttacattatcaatCGTCAGTAGTGAATTGGATTTTAAGTGcgcgtgtgaggcatatttagggattaaacctggattATGTCGCGAGTGTACAATGGCAACTGGAGAGAGAAGTGGAGGGTTCCGGAGCTGAATGTAGCTCatcattacaacagtcacttttcttGCGATTGTTGAActaaaattggaggagaacgtctACATCAAGCAGTgtctcaaaaatatattagcATTTTTGTGGACGTATCAATTAAGTCGCCGGTATCAGCTTTCATTCAAATCCTTGTCCACACAGATATTTCCAAAAATCAAACATAGAAGCGAAATGGAAAAACATCACTTTAATCACTCTCGTATTGATCTGATACTGACACGTTGATATCGATACTATACACATTTTGATTGATCCAACCAACCTCCAACATGAAGTGTGTTACAGATAATGGTTTACGTATTGTAGTCATGTCCCCACGGTACACGCTAGCTCCCTTAAGTAAGACATTTCCCACTTTAGCCCGTCCTTACATGGAGAGACCCTGAGCTGGGTACGGGATGAGATCACATTAAGGGAAGCAAACGATCCCTGCTGGGGAATGTCAGATCCAGTTGATGAATGGGCTGATGCAGCACACTTGCTGTCATCCCTTCACCTCATCTGACACGTTTACAAGACACATATATGTGCTTTCTCGACATATTGGTgctaaataaatattacatgcCAGTAGTAATAGTACTTGatcattttggattatttttgaaGATTGCACCAAAATAAACGGGGCAAGTGGGTTAACACAGACGGAGTCAGTGGGGCAAGTTAAGAGCGAAGAAATGTCTTTGGCATGTCTGAGCTCGTCTCCACTTTCAGCCACTTTGCAGTCTTCGTCTTGACCTGATCTCCTTGTCTCGCTCTTTCCAACTCAGCTGTCTCCCAAAGCTCCTCGGCTGTCACCAATTCAAACCGCAAACCTAGGACTGGAGGCAGAAGGAGGAATCGCAAAATCACAAAAGAGCTCCATCAGGCAATCATGAtaatacctgtcaaccctcccgtttttttGCCATCGCACTCCCATTGAAACAgtgaaaacataactgagattaattgacatctatcagtgtggaaaaggttctaaagttttgggactccagcaaaccacagtgagagccattctccacaaatggcgaaaacatggaacagtggtgaaccttcccaggagtggtcggccaaccaaaatgaccccaagaggtcacaaaagaccccacaacaacatccaaagaactgcaggcctcacttgcctcagctaAGGTCAGTgttgactccaccataagaaagacactaggcaaaaatggcctgcgtggcagagttccgggaacaaaaccactgctgtgataaatgaaaccatgaattctgctgtctaccaaaaaatcctgaaggagaatccccggccatctgtttgtgacctcaaactgaaaccaactagggttctgcagcaggacaatgatccaaaacacaccagcaagtccacctctgaatggctgaagaaaaacaaaatgaagattttggagtggcctagtcaaagtcctgacctggatcctattgagatgctgtggcatgaccttaaaaaggcgcttcatgctggaaaaccctccattgtggctgaattacgacaattctgcaaagatgagtgggccaaaaatcctccacagcgctgtaagagactcattgcaagttatcacaaacgcttgattgcagttgttgctgctaagggtggcccaagcagttattaggtttagggggcaatcactttttcacacaggaccatgtaggttttttctcctttattaataaaaagtatgtgcattttgtgttcagttgttttgtcattgactaatatttaaatttgtttgatggtccagaaacatttacgtgtgacaaacgATGCAATAACCCAAAGTAGGATTAAGAGTGTGAGTGAGTACCAGCGAGCACAATATGTGAACTCATTCACATTCAATATTGCTTTCGGGGCTGTTTTTAGAACTTTCTGTCGCTGTCCTTGTTCCTCACTTATGTTTAGGTGAGACTTGACTGAGGCGTTTTGATACTGTGCTGCTGCCTCACCAACACAGCCCGGCAGGCTCACATTACACTGACTCTAACCATGTGTGCTTTTAAATAGATTTGGTTGTCAACTCCTCCCTGTAAATCCGTCTATTTTGGGGATGGTGTGTAGGGGGAGGAACACACAAGTAGATGGTCCCCCGGCTTGGCCTACATGCTCTGGCTGCATCAGCATGATGGTAATACTGGAGTCATGAAGAAtgaaaaagaacatattttcTGTGATCTTTACACCTCGTATCAGAACGCACAGCCAAGTACGTAGTTCAACTTTGCAAGAAGCTTTCATGGTTCAAAATTGACTAACGACGGTCGGTCTAGCATTAGGCGATATTACATATTTTGGTATCAATCCGATACCAAATCAATACAGCGCCAGAATTGCTAATATTGTTGATTTTACCTTTAATTTGTTGGTCATGGttataatcacaataaaacacagtacaaagattttacaaaaacaaaacaatatatattattaacaaACTTATTTGTTGTACAATTTGttgaacaatgtcaacaaaataatacaattgttCCATTTTacgacaaaataaatataactaaTATCATATagtaatattatattatgataataattgATCCGCCCAACTTTAGCAGCCATACGGTACTGTGCTCCTCTGTGTTTGAGCATGCATTACTGCAGGGGGGTTGACAGGTCCATTTGGAACGGCATGTGCCCGGAGAAAATACCTTATATCCgacaatataatacaaaaatatgcacatataTCTACATCTAACTATAGCCACACGTTTATTCCCATTTGCAACAAATGTGGATTCTTGTCAGGCACATGTTTGATACGTATATTCACAGTGccgtatttttttgtgtaaccCAAAAGTTACAAACTAACCCCCATGCAAACCAGCAGggttaaaaatacatacagtatttgtagatgaagatgaagtacatactttttttttattttttttgcaggaaaagCTCTGTTACTTTCTTGTAAAAGTCGCCATCTGTTTTGGCTGAAAATGCAGTCTCCATTTCGCAGATGAATCAattctccatcttggcagtccaattcatttattaattcagcAGAGCATTCAAATAACTTTATCACATTTTACTTGTTGTTGACTCCAGCCGAGACATTGACGCtggcactgctgtttgtgtatttcagttacaggttgggtttttttttttttaaacataaggACGGCGGCGACAAGCACCTGCCAGCTCACATGTGCCTCCGCTCTTTCACGGTGTGTACCTCGCTGTAtgttttattgtccgattagcaagaataatgacgcCACACGGGCTATAGAAAGTCATggtttataataaatgtttctgcaaacataCTGGCGACATGTTGACAAACAGAAACATGCATGCGCTATCCTTGCTCTCAGAGGACAGGTGTAGCTTGTGcactaaaatgttaaaaaaaacggcCCTAACTGAGGTTTCTTCCTCGTATTTCTGGGACCACAAACAAATAGCGAAAATCTGGAGGAATTGAGTCGGCCGTAAAAATGTCACAACTGTCTTGTTTTGACATCAAATGAATGTAAGgtgattgatgaacagatgtaatcggagtcatggtgtagaagttgtaaagtgcgaaatctcaacgcttggccAAAAAACGTTATTAGcgaagcatgaagacataaacatgtctgTACATTTTAAGTGCATTATCATGTATTTCTACATTACTGCCAACTTTGGCTAAATGAGATGAGTTTTCTGGGGAAACAACtgccttttattttttacttttttttaccaaaaacctccaaatttacagggctgtgaatgctgaattgcagggatccactgtatagaTATCCTTACAGTTATAATCATTATCAatcaaatgctcaatgacttacAGTAGGGGCAGGTAGTTGCTGAGTCTGCTGCTGATCGTATGCTGACCTACATCGGTTTGGTTTGATAAACACAAATgtgaagtacagtcaaacctgtctatagcggccgctgaagggaaacggcacaagtggccactatagacaggttggcggccattttgaatttgtgcgcgcacatattaacatgtctgtgattagaagctgtgctagtattatcttttgttatgtttgttttgaatattttgtttttgaattttgatttggttggctgatcttaaacttttttgaagaaaattttcagttttaataaaaaaggttTTAATATAATCTTTCCATTTAAAACATCATTTCATGTTTCTCGTTTCAAATgtgagtttatttattttttttgaatgGGTGTGTACGTGAACAATAGAGTGCGGAGGAAGTGCGAAGATGGTAGTAAACTAACAacaccatcgctcctttcttattgaatgggcttctaatctctaattagtcggcaattaaatgaaattttagatgtttattcaggtgttttggccattttagaatctattcacagcggcattgcaaagtgggaagattaccgttttggccgtcattgattcttttcagggcggcattgcaaagtaagaagacggctttttttatgtggaacaactgacagtttgtgtggatcttgtgaataattgtgactgagctactactcagtaattaaagtcgacacacgacggcttcattgcttaaaaaaacgaaactttttcgtgcatgaagcttctgctcgAGTTGGTATTTTgcccgctatatgcggtcagatattgaccaagggatacagaGGTGACCGCTCTAAACAGGGTCTACAACACACAAATTTTCTGCAGGGGAAttgtcagtggccgctataggcaggtgccgttatagacaggtggccgctaagacaggtttgactgtatatcgaCGTGGCGTCtgtatcttttcatttttctgtatggataaagcttggacacccctgatggaAGGTGTATCTTGAAGGAGGCAAGTGTCCCTTCGAAGCTAAGATCAACGCCaacattgtcagtactcacccattatccagCTATGTCCTGTTAGGTCTATCtcatacatattatttattatgattgtcatATGAAGTTGCGACGGTGACAAGAACTTTGACTGCTATTTTCCCACCTTGTTGCAtgaccttatcattttcctatgtatttcaaccagcaaagagtgcatttggaatacaggaagtgaacaaatgtattgtgaTGTGAAACCGGACGggcggtaggattaaataagcttagcttcttcctactgcttttggacatgtgggagtgtgaattgtaatatgtgatgtattccaatgtaacttgtatgcacggtgaaataaattcaaccattacCATAACCATTAATAATTGTTCATGATGGAAAGCTACTAAGCGTCACTTGTTCCTTCTACCCCTCCTTCCTTTGGATCAGTCCCCTTCACCCTGAGTACCTTATGGATGCAAGCCTCCCCACCAACATTTGCCCCTGTCAGTCAGTCTGAACCACCCCCAACCCCGTCTTATCAACTTACCCCATAGGTCGGTCTCACTCTTTGCCAGCGTCCCCAACACTGACCACTTACTGACGGCTGTCTTCCAAACACCGACTCAGATTCAATGAAAGACTTGTTTTAATCTCAGGATTCTTCTGGAACCGGGGAACACGTACCTGGACTTCTACTCGGAATATTATCCATTTACCGGACCCTGCTCATTGGATAACCGGTGTCACCGTGTGGTGTGTGTGAagttgtgagtgtgtgtgtgtgtctgcgggCCCTTGTGGACTCCCCACAGTGAATTCAGGTGTATTCCTTAACTGGCCCGGTCTGGTCTTTGGAGATGGCGTCTCTCAGAAGTCTGATACTTGCGCTGCTGCTGGCGCTGCTCTGCTCCTTCCACACCCCACTGGCTCCTGTTGCCAAGGCACAAGATCTGCCATTCCACTCTGAGCAAGGACTGatggctgatgatgatgatgatgatgacgacgacggcgatgatgacgacgatgacgacgatgatgatgatgatgacgacgacgatgatgatgacgacgacgatgatgatgacgacgatgacgacgacgatgacgacgacgatgatgatgatgatgacgatgatgatgatgacgatgatgatgacgacgatgatgatgacgacgacgatgatgacgacgatgatgacgacgacgacgatgacgacgacgacgacgacgatgatgacgacgatgacgacgacgacgatcaTGAAGGTCAGTTAGTGTGTTTCACTTCCGACCACCTTCACTTTGTCACTTCCTGGAGTCGTCTTCTCTTCGGCTGCACATATTCATTAATTgaatcaaagtttaagaaatgttttcatttacaGACGCTCCCCCATGAATATCAAATAAACGCAAGTGActgagacacccataaaaatcaGGGATGCGCCGATCGGTCGGCCACCGCTCCAAACCGCCCGGTTTCCGTGacaaagcatgtgatcggcatatgccgatcaatgCCTTTCAGCTGCGATCACAAAAGCTGATCGTGTTAGTGGTGCAGGCCTCTGGGTCGTAcgccgcgtctacataatccacactgcttgctaTGGTCGTGTATTATTTTGTGTT
This genomic interval from Dunckerocampus dactyliophorus isolate RoL2022-P2 chromosome 18, RoL_Ddac_1.1, whole genome shotgun sequence contains the following:
- the LOC129171778 gene encoding sarcoplasmic reticulum histidine-rich calcium-binding protein, which gives rise to MASLRSLILALLLALLCSFHTPLAPVAKAQDLPFHSEQGLMADDDDDDDDDGDDDDDDDDDDDDDDDDDDDDDDDDDDDDDDDDDDDDDDDDDDDDDDDDDDDDDDDDDDDDDDDDDDDDDDDDDDDDDDDDDDDHEDDDDDDDKDDDNNDDDDDDDDDDDGKYNKGSVCTYCEFCEHCDSCEKCPCEEGDTSEHCDDCKMCSFCHVCPACQTLCQPGGFLDKVTGSIYKTVADVFEDDDDDN